The following is a genomic window from Raphanus sativus cultivar WK10039 unplaced genomic scaffold, ASM80110v3 Scaffold0372, whole genome shotgun sequence.
aaaatacattaaattttaaaattaaatatataattttatgtatttttttattaactctACCCCAATAAAAGTTCAATTATGGAACACTTTCCGAAGattacattaataaaaaaaaacaatgagaaaatataattattatttttaaaacattttataattcAATATGATCTACAACCTGTCCACTAACATAATTATGTTGCCATGGCTCATTACAAAACCGCATTAATCACAAATCATTGTCTATAACTTTGatattgtttatataataaacataatCGTCAATTACATAGCTAATATCGTCATTATCACAAAAGCCACTAGTCTATTAAGTTTGATTTGTTTAAAGTCAGAAAGAAGATCGTCAATTACATAGTGAATATCGTCCCTTGTAATACaagatttattttgtttgtttgtaataCAAGATTCAGTTACTTTAGATTACAACAGAGTTAATTAACATCATCATCTCTAGAGACAAAACCTGATGATGTAACCATCTCctaatttgaataatttaatGTGATAATAAGGGAATTGAAAAAGGATTAGACAAGTAACGTATGATTGAGGCGTCAGCATGTGTGTGGAGTAGTAGTCACATGGGAGTTGATACTTAGCTAATATCAGTGCACATGCCTTTACTCTTCTTCCTCCTAATTCCACCAACTCCATTGTCTCCCTTCCACGCCATGAATTATATCATcattttttctataatatatatcttttgaAAATGGGTTCCATTTTTGTGTAATATCCAATAATTCTATGTATCtaccatattttatttcattctatatatgttattgtatttttctcctttttgaaCCTTTTGGCTTTAAAATCCTTTTATATGCATCTAACATATTTTATCTTATtctataagcaaaaaaaaaattttgtgataaaagaagagaagatattCAAGAAGCTTGCTCAAAAACATTTATCTTAAAAACATTAAGAAACAATCGGGCCGAACTGGTAGTGCATTATTTGTCATATGTGGACGTTAACCATATGGGTCCAATATGTAGCCTACATGCCAATGTGCAATTCCTACGGTTTATCACTAGTTTGGACTTTATACTTGTCTTATTTCAAAAATGAGAAATGTATTCAAATTAAAAGAACTCAAAAGTAATGATAATACGATGACTTTAGCGAGACTAACATGAACATCCAAACGCATACCTATACGTCTATACAAACTAAGCTCTCTATTGAGTGGTCACACTCTTCGCTAGATTCCTCGGCTGATCAACATTGTGACCTCTCAAAACAGTCAGATGATAAGCCAATAACtgctcacaaaaaaaaaaagcagcaAAAAGTTtaacttaccaaaaaaaaaaaaaaaaacagaacataagAAATTAGATCGGATTGGTGTTTACCTGTAATGGCACTATATTAACAACAGGCTGTAAACAATCTTCCACTTGAGGAACCTCTATAGCTCTACAAGATCCACTCGAGCTCACAGACACTGCATCACCTTTTGAACACATCACTATTAACCTCCCTTTACGTGCGTGAAGCTGCTGAATCACGGACTGTTGTTTGCTGAAACAAGCATCCCGAGTGGCTATCACAGCGATGGGTAGATTCTCATCAACCAAAGCTAAAGGCCCGTGTTTCATCTCCCCTGCAAGTATCCCTTCGCTGTGCATAAGCGACACTTCTTTTACTTTCAACGCTCCTTCTAATGCTGTCGCGTAGTTGTATCCTCTCCCAAACACAAGCAGTGACTGCTCGTCTATCAACAGCTGCGCTAGATCCTTCATTTCCTCGTCTAGCTTTAGCACTTCCCTGACCTTATCTGCATTCAAATAATGGTATAAACTAAACACAAATTGCTTAAAGACAGTCTTGAGAAGAAGCCCTTTCAACTTACTCGGTAAGTCAAGTAGGCCATCAACTATAGCTTCCCGTCTCGTTTGGCTGGAGATTGTGTCACTTCCAATAGCTAGAGCTAGCATTACCATCACCACAATCTGACTTGTGTACGCCTGGTGAAACCAAAAGTTGTTTAAAACGTTAAatcttgaaatatatatatatatatatatatatatatattttttttttttgaattaaccGCAATGTCCGGCGACCTTGATCAACCGACTATTCTGTGGGCTCCTAGAAGTGCAATGTTAAATTATATGGTGGTCAACGGGATCGAACTGCGGATTCACCGTATTGGGATTATCTCTCAAGTGCCACTAGCCCAAAACCcgttggtttatatatatatatattcagataTTCATTACCTTTGTACTTGCTACACCTATCTCAGCTCCTGCGTTAATATGGACACCACAGTGTGTTTTTCTAGCTATGGAGCTCCCAACGGTGTTAGTGATGCCGACACATAACGCACCGTTTTCCCTAGCATACTCCAAAGCAAGTAACGTATCTGCGGTTTCACCAGACTGACTCACAAACACCGCGGTGTCCTCTCTGTATATCGGACCTTGCCTGTCCCAGAGATCACTAGCAATCTCCATGCTCACTGGTATACCTATGGAAAAGAACTCAAGTTAAGCAGAGTCGAAACAACAAGATGGTTGTAGTAGCAATTATTACCAGAGAGTTCTTCAAGGATAGGTCTAGATGCAAGAGCGGCGTTGTAACTTGTCCCACACCCTATGAAAACTATACGCCTGCTCCGTCTTATGGTCTTTAAGTGATCTTTCAACCCACCTAAGAGGACTGTTTTGGGTTTGCGTGAACCGCCGCCACGTATAAGCCGTCCTCTCATCGTAGTAGTCAAAGATTCAGGCTGCTCGTGGATTTCTTTTTGCATGTAGTGATCATACTTGCCTTTGTTTATTTGCTCCACTTCCATCTCTAGTACTGATAAAGCACGTTCCACCGAAGCAGGTCTAGATGACCCATTACTCCTTTCGAACTCAAGTATTGACACGCCTCCATCCTGTTGATAAAAGTCCAATTGGTGAAGACATATAATAAGAATCTGCATAGGTTTGTACACACTAGACGTGACTACATTAATTATGAGTTATACCTTGAGATGAACAACTTCGCCATCTTCAATAACCAGCACTTTCTTGGTATGCTCAACAAGAGCGTGCGGGTCGCTTGAAAGGAAAAACTCCTTGGGATGTTCGTTCTTGGAAAGAAAGTGAGCATCTTTGAAACATGATTGTTGCTCTTGTCTTCTTGATCTAGCTCCTACAAAaccatgaaaaaaataaatgtgaaatataCATTAGGTATGGAGCAAAACGAAAGAGAGACGCGTGGACTCACTTTAACGCCTAAAAGCAAAGGGCTACCACGCTTGCAGGCAACTAACTCGTTGGGATAATGCCAGCTTTTGAAAATAAGAGCATAGGCTCCCTCTAGATGTCTCATCACTTCAAACACAACTTCACAGAAGGTCACCGTCTGTTCACCTACAAAATGTCAAATGCTAAAaggataaataaaaaaaaaactacttgAAAATTGAAATCATCATCACACCAAAACAATGCAATTTCTAAAATCTACAGAAGCATTTGTACCATCTTCATTAGCTTGGTCAAAGACAAATTTAGCAAGCTTGGGGATGACTTCGGTGTCAGTGTCGGAATCAAAGGTAAATCCATGCCTGAGTAATGTTTCTTTGAGGACCTGATAGTTGGTGATAACACCGTTGTGAACAACCAAGAAGTCGTGAGTAGGACCAGAGGACTGGGGATGACTGTTCCTGGAGATGGCTCACCGTGAGTAGCCCACCTCGTGTGTGCAATCCCCGCGTGGAAACTGAATACCTCCTCCAAGTTCAATTCTGTATTCGCAATCTctgcaaaaataaaagaaacaaacagatCAGATcacaagagaagatggagagtgaAAGACGTTACCTTGGTTGACGGAATTGACGAGTGATTCGATGTTGCCAGCCTGACGAAACACGAGGGGAGGAGGAGAGATGGAATTGTCGATGGCGATGCCTGCGGAATCGTAGCCACGGTACTCGAGTCGACGGAGGCCATTGAAGAGGACTTCCAGAATGTGTCGCCTCTCTTTGTTCGCGTGGTAATTCAGATACGCGAATATTCCACACATTCTCTTCTTTTGGTGTTTCaagagtttttcttttcttttcttttctttttttttggaatgagagggaagaagaagaagacgaggatCCGGGACGGTCGTTGTGATTGAGTCAGTGagatttttctaatttttgacTCAGATTGGGGGGGGGGGCTTACTTTGTAATTTGTCAATACCAAGTGCTGTTTTGGATGCTTTTGTCCTTTTTGACTTGTTGTTGTGTCAGAAATATGACGTGGCTGTATTTTATTGgatacatgttttattttttatgaagcGAATAGAGCCTATGCCTCCTTGCACGTGGACGTGGTGAAACATGGGATTTCTACTTTTCTACTCGATCTTTTGTTGTTGTCTTTCTATTATTCTAAAGGCCCAACAACCCAACGATTTCGGATAATATAGCTCATTCGTTAACAATTAAAATGCCATGCACAATATCTCCCACACGTCGATAAAGCCCACTAAACTCCTCTGCTGCTGTAAATCTCTCTGACAGACTAGCTCCTTCAAAGCCAAATCTGATTGGTTTTACTCCCTATAAATCCGAAATTGGCGTCACTGGGATAAGTAAAGACGCACTTGGTCTACAGACTTTCAATGTTATTTTCTCGATGATTATtatcatatcttttttttttgtggttgtTTATAGTTTCTGCATTCAATCCTTTCACTTGAATACCAATTAAAATAAGGCAAGGTTAGAGTAAACACTAAAGCTTCAACATCAAATATATACAACGACAGGTTCTGCATCGAATAATAATACAATCTCCCCAAAGCAACTAAACAAGAGTTCAAATCTTTTTCAAATTGATTTAGTTATCCAAAATTCCAAATCATATCAAAtttgagtaataaaataatcgtttgtaaataaaaaaatcatacaacATATTAGCATTTTGTATGCTAAACATCAAAATTTCTTTTAGCACTGGACATTACCAAAACAAACATGTATTGCATGTAAAAGGCAGATAGCGAATATATTAATTTACTGGTGCTTGATGTATTCACTTTAAAACACCAGTTTTACTTTATTTACATAATAACGTTTCATAGGTTTGAATTTGTTTACGTAGTTTAGTTCTGTAGTGTGAAGAAGTTTAGCTACAATCATTGATGAATTGAAAAGTTTGTTCTATggcttaaaataaaattaaaaaggtaaacTGTAATAGGAGGAAGGGTTCGAACCGTCCACCTCAAAAAAATCTCTATCACAATAAGTGAATGGTTGGAACTTTTTTTCTACGCGTCCAGACCGAAACTGGTTCCTTTAGAGGAACATATTTTCCAAAGAGATTACTACTTGAAAAATGGAAGCGATGGTGAAGAAGTTGATGCAGAGTATGACATCTAGATCGTCAGGGAACATGAAGGACAAAGGTCTTAACAAGGAAAGGAGGTTCT
Proteins encoded in this region:
- the LOC108856294 gene encoding LOW QUALITY PROTEIN: glutamine--fructose-6-phosphate aminotransferase [isomerizing] 1 (The sequence of the model RefSeq protein was modified relative to this genomic sequence to represent the inferred CDS: inserted 2 bases in 2 codons), with product MCGIFAYLNYHANKERRHILEVLFNGLRRLEYRGYDSAGIAIDNSISPPPLVFRQAGNIESLVNSVNQEIANTELNLEEVFSFHAGIAHTRWATHGEPSPXNSHPQSSGPTHDFLVVHNGVITNYQVLKETLLRHGFTFDSDTDTEVIPKLAKFVFDQANEDGEQTVTFCEVVFEVMRHLEGAYALIFKSWHYPNELVACKRGSPLLLGVKELDQEDKSNNHXFKDAHFLSKNEHPKEFFLSSDPHALVEHTKKVLVIEDGEVVHLKDGGVSILEFERSNGSSRPASVERALSVLEMEVEQINKGKYDHYMQKEIHEQPESLTTTMRGRLIRGGGSRKPKTVLLGGLKDHLKTIRRSRRIVFIGCGTSYNAALASRPILEELSGIPVSMEIASDLWDRQGPIYREDTAVFVSQSGETADTLLALEYARENGALCVGITNTVGSSIARKTHCGVHINAGAEIGVASTKAYTSQIVVMVMLALAIGSDTISSQTRREAIVDGLLDLPNKVREVLKLDEEMKDLAQLLIDEQSLLVFGRGYNYATALEGALKVKEVSLMHSEGILAGEMKHGPLALVDENLPIAVIATRDACFSKQQSVIQQLHARKGRLIVMCSKGDAVSVSSSGSCRAIEVPQVEDCLQPVVNIVPLQLLAYHLTVLRGHNVDQPRNLAKSVTTQ